One genomic region from Chrysemys picta bellii isolate R12L10 chromosome 16, ASM1138683v2, whole genome shotgun sequence encodes:
- the LOC101945726 gene encoding arf-GAP domain and FG repeat-containing protein 2-like isoform X1, which yields MAAGSGGRKPGAPRDAESEVWSRRVRDLVGSGPGNRLCFECGQRGVTYVDITLGSFVCTGCSGALRGLNPPHRVKSISMTTFTEPEVLFLQAHGNEACRKVWLGSFDPRTSLLPDSRDPQKVKEFLQEKYEKKRWYVSSDQARGATSLASQSSTPEVKPQQTLLGDSGALLTAAGSSRSLGQPRLPHQRTSQPAKKASTDLLADIGGDPFAAPQPAPAFAMFPAFPGQTPAHAAFANFDAFGCSPVASAFGGASVPFHTQPTAAASRTVPGGYSFAGGAQVSGFGASPSSHPSSGIPDMGGAPSSLFGSLSQPAALPPPGPVPAYGAYANPFAPPAAPPARPNTNPFQPNGTVPGSSFDGFAAAQLGQPVGISTNPFMTAAPSPPFVIKHPATNPFL from the exons atGGCGGCCGGGTCCGGAGGCAGGAAGCCCGGCGCCCCGCGAGACGCGGAGTCCGAGGTCTGGTCCCGCCGCGTCAGGGACCTCGTGGGCTCCGGGCCCGGCAATCGCCTCTGCTTCGAGTGCGGCCAGCGCGGCGTCACCTACGTGGACATCACGCTGGGCAGCTTCGTGTGCACGGGCTGCTCGGGCGCGct CCGGGGCCTGAACCCCCCGCACCGCGTCAAATCCATTTCCATGACCACCTTCACCGAGCCTGAGGTGCTGTTCCTGCAGGCCCACGGCAATGAG GCCTGCCGGAAGGTTTGGCTGGGCTCCTTTGATCCCCGCACGTCGCTGCTCCCAGACTCCAGGGACCCGCAGAAAGTGAAGGAGTTCTTGCAGGAGAAATATGAGAAGAAGCGATG GTACGTCTCGTCGGATCAAGCCAGGGGAGCCACCTCCCTGGCCAGCcagagctccaccccagaggtgaagCCCCAGCAGACCCTTCTAGGGGACTCAGGAGCGCTCCTCACAGCTGCCGGATCCAGCCGG AGCTtgggccagccccgcctgccgcacCAGCGCACCTCCCAGCCGGCCAAGAAAGCCAGCACGGACCTCCTGGCGGATATAGGCGGGGACCCTTTCGCCGCCCCCCAGCCGGCCCCCGCCTTCGCCATGTTCCCTGCCTTCCCGG GCCAGACTCCAGCCCATGCTGCCTTTGCCAATTTTGATGCCTTTGGGTGCAGCCCAGTAGCGTCGGCATTTGGGGGGGCGTCGGTGCCATTCCACACGCAGCCGACAGCCGCAG CCAGTCGGACAGTCCCAGGCGGTTACAGCTTTG cagggggtgctcaggTGAGCGGCTTCGGCGCCTCCCCCTCCAGCCACCCTAGCAGTGGGATCCCGGACATGGGCGGAGCACCCAGCAG CCTCTTCGGGAGCCTGAGCCAGCCggcggccctgcccccgcccggcCCCGTGCCCGCCTACGGGG CCTACGCCAACCCCTtcgccccgcctgccgccccgcCCGCCCGGCCCAACACCAACCCCTTCCAGCCCAACGGCACTGTGCCAG GTTCCAGTTTTGATGGGTTTGCTGCAGCCCAGTTGGGGCAGCCGGTCGGGATCTCCACCAATCCCTTCATG ACGGCAGCTCCGTCCCCGCCCTTCGTCATCAAGCATCCAGCCACCAACCCCTTCTTATAG
- the LOC101945726 gene encoding arf-GAP domain and FG repeat-containing protein 2-like isoform X2 has protein sequence MAAGSGGRKPGAPRDAESEVWSRRVRDLVGSGPGNRLCFECGQRGVTYVDITLGSFVCTGCSGALRGLNPPHRVKSISMTTFTEPEVLFLQAHGNEACRKVWLGSFDPRTSLLPDSRDPQKVKEFLQEKYEKKRWYVSSDQARGATSLASQSSTPEVKPQQTLLGDSGALLTAAGSSRSLGQPRLPHQRTSQPAKKASTDLLADIGGDPFAAPQPAPAFAMFPAFPGQTPAHAAFANFDAFGCSPVASAFGGASVPFHTQPTAAASRTVPGGYSFGGAQVSGFGASPSSHPSSGIPDMGGAPSSLFGSLSQPAALPPPGPVPAYGAYANPFAPPAAPPARPNTNPFQPNGTVPGSSFDGFAAAQLGQPVGISTNPFMTAAPSPPFVIKHPATNPFL, from the exons atGGCGGCCGGGTCCGGAGGCAGGAAGCCCGGCGCCCCGCGAGACGCGGAGTCCGAGGTCTGGTCCCGCCGCGTCAGGGACCTCGTGGGCTCCGGGCCCGGCAATCGCCTCTGCTTCGAGTGCGGCCAGCGCGGCGTCACCTACGTGGACATCACGCTGGGCAGCTTCGTGTGCACGGGCTGCTCGGGCGCGct CCGGGGCCTGAACCCCCCGCACCGCGTCAAATCCATTTCCATGACCACCTTCACCGAGCCTGAGGTGCTGTTCCTGCAGGCCCACGGCAATGAG GCCTGCCGGAAGGTTTGGCTGGGCTCCTTTGATCCCCGCACGTCGCTGCTCCCAGACTCCAGGGACCCGCAGAAAGTGAAGGAGTTCTTGCAGGAGAAATATGAGAAGAAGCGATG GTACGTCTCGTCGGATCAAGCCAGGGGAGCCACCTCCCTGGCCAGCcagagctccaccccagaggtgaagCCCCAGCAGACCCTTCTAGGGGACTCAGGAGCGCTCCTCACAGCTGCCGGATCCAGCCGG AGCTtgggccagccccgcctgccgcacCAGCGCACCTCCCAGCCGGCCAAGAAAGCCAGCACGGACCTCCTGGCGGATATAGGCGGGGACCCTTTCGCCGCCCCCCAGCCGGCCCCCGCCTTCGCCATGTTCCCTGCCTTCCCGG GCCAGACTCCAGCCCATGCTGCCTTTGCCAATTTTGATGCCTTTGGGTGCAGCCCAGTAGCGTCGGCATTTGGGGGGGCGTCGGTGCCATTCCACACGCAGCCGACAGCCGCAG CCAGTCGGACAGTCCCAGGCGGTTACAGCTTTG ggggtgctcaggTGAGCGGCTTCGGCGCCTCCCCCTCCAGCCACCCTAGCAGTGGGATCCCGGACATGGGCGGAGCACCCAGCAG CCTCTTCGGGAGCCTGAGCCAGCCggcggccctgcccccgcccggcCCCGTGCCCGCCTACGGGG CCTACGCCAACCCCTtcgccccgcctgccgccccgcCCGCCCGGCCCAACACCAACCCCTTCCAGCCCAACGGCACTGTGCCAG GTTCCAGTTTTGATGGGTTTGCTGCAGCCCAGTTGGGGCAGCCGGTCGGGATCTCCACCAATCCCTTCATG ACGGCAGCTCCGTCCCCGCCCTTCGTCATCAAGCATCCAGCCACCAACCCCTTCTTATAG
- the LOC101945726 gene encoding arf-GAP domain and FG repeat-containing protein 2-like isoform X4 codes for MAAGSGGRKPGAPRDAESEVWSRRVRDLVGSGPGNRLCFECGQRGVTYVDITLGSFVCTGCSGALRGLNPPHRVKSISMTTFTEPEVLFLQAHGNEACRKVWLGSFDPRTSLLPDSRDPQKVKEFLQEKYEKKRWYVSSDQARGATSLASQSSTPEVKPQQTLLGDSGALLTAAGSSRSLGQPRLPHQRTSQPAKKASTDLLADIGGDPFAAPQPAPAFAMFPAFPASRTVPGGYSFGGAQVSGFGASPSSHPSSGIPDMGGAPSSLFGSLSQPAALPPPGPVPAYGAYANPFAPPAAPPARPNTNPFQPNGTVPGSSFDGFAAAQLGQPVGISTNPFMTAAPSPPFVIKHPATNPFL; via the exons atGGCGGCCGGGTCCGGAGGCAGGAAGCCCGGCGCCCCGCGAGACGCGGAGTCCGAGGTCTGGTCCCGCCGCGTCAGGGACCTCGTGGGCTCCGGGCCCGGCAATCGCCTCTGCTTCGAGTGCGGCCAGCGCGGCGTCACCTACGTGGACATCACGCTGGGCAGCTTCGTGTGCACGGGCTGCTCGGGCGCGct CCGGGGCCTGAACCCCCCGCACCGCGTCAAATCCATTTCCATGACCACCTTCACCGAGCCTGAGGTGCTGTTCCTGCAGGCCCACGGCAATGAG GCCTGCCGGAAGGTTTGGCTGGGCTCCTTTGATCCCCGCACGTCGCTGCTCCCAGACTCCAGGGACCCGCAGAAAGTGAAGGAGTTCTTGCAGGAGAAATATGAGAAGAAGCGATG GTACGTCTCGTCGGATCAAGCCAGGGGAGCCACCTCCCTGGCCAGCcagagctccaccccagaggtgaagCCCCAGCAGACCCTTCTAGGGGACTCAGGAGCGCTCCTCACAGCTGCCGGATCCAGCCGG AGCTtgggccagccccgcctgccgcacCAGCGCACCTCCCAGCCGGCCAAGAAAGCCAGCACGGACCTCCTGGCGGATATAGGCGGGGACCCTTTCGCCGCCCCCCAGCCGGCCCCCGCCTTCGCCATGTTCCCTGCCTTCCCGG CCAGTCGGACAGTCCCAGGCGGTTACAGCTTTG ggggtgctcaggTGAGCGGCTTCGGCGCCTCCCCCTCCAGCCACCCTAGCAGTGGGATCCCGGACATGGGCGGAGCACCCAGCAG CCTCTTCGGGAGCCTGAGCCAGCCggcggccctgcccccgcccggcCCCGTGCCCGCCTACGGGG CCTACGCCAACCCCTtcgccccgcctgccgccccgcCCGCCCGGCCCAACACCAACCCCTTCCAGCCCAACGGCACTGTGCCAG GTTCCAGTTTTGATGGGTTTGCTGCAGCCCAGTTGGGGCAGCCGGTCGGGATCTCCACCAATCCCTTCATG ACGGCAGCTCCGTCCCCGCCCTTCGTCATCAAGCATCCAGCCACCAACCCCTTCTTATAG
- the LOC135972167 gene encoding rhomboid-related protein 4-like, with the protein MSAARPPLATLLLVALNVGLYLRPLGSPEKTCLSVQGVWALGEWQRLLLAPFHHLGWGHLGLNMGALLWLGAGLEGRVGSAQAGWILGGMTLLGGLVHLGLNAGLAAVLRDPWRREHCAVGFSGVIFSLEAMEGLLAPVTIVTLGSVTITTKWLCLAECFTVTLLYPSSSLTGHLSGMLVGVALALAATPLGLATPLSIHL; encoded by the exons ATGTCTGCAGCCAGGCCGCCCCTCGCCACCCTCCTCCTAGTGGCCCTGAATGTGGGGCTCTACCTTCGCCCCCTGGGGTCCCCCGAAAAGACCTGCCTCAGCGTgcagggggtctgggctctgggcGAGTGGCAGCGCCTCCTGCTAGCTCCCTTCCACCACCTGGGCTGGGGCCACCTGGGGCTGAAcatgggggcactgctgtggctgggggcagggctggaggggagggtgggcagcGCCCAAgcgggctggatcctggggggcaTGACGCTGCTGGGGGGGCTGGTCCATCTCGGGCTGAACGCGGGGCTGGCGGCCGTCCTGCGAGATCCCTGGCGCCGGGAACACTGCGCTGTGGGCTTCTCAG GGGTCATCTTCTCTCTGGAAGCCATGGAGGGTCTCCTAGCGCCTGTCACCATAGTAACCCTGGGCAGCGTCACCATAACCACCAAATGGCTCTGCCTGGCAGAGTGCTTCACCGtgaccctcctgtaccccag CAGCTCCTTGACAGGCCACCTGTCTGGAATGCTGGTGGGCGTGGCTCTGGCTCTGGCGGCCACGCCCCTCGGCTTGGCCACGCCCCTCTCCATTCACTTATGA
- the LOC101945726 gene encoding arf-GAP domain and FG repeat-containing protein 2-like isoform X3, with protein sequence MAAGSGGRKPGAPRDAESEVWSRRVRDLVGSGPGNRLCFECGQRGVTYVDITLGSFVCTGCSGALRGLNPPHRVKSISMTTFTEPEVLFLQAHGNEACRKVWLGSFDPRTSLLPDSRDPQKVKEFLQEKYEKKRWYVSSDQARGATSLASQSSTPEVKPQQTLLGDSGALLTAAGSSRSLGQPRLPHQRTSQPAKKASTDLLADIGGDPFAAPQPAPAFAMFPAFPASRTVPGGYSFAGGAQVSGFGASPSSHPSSGIPDMGGAPSSLFGSLSQPAALPPPGPVPAYGAYANPFAPPAAPPARPNTNPFQPNGTVPGSSFDGFAAAQLGQPVGISTNPFMTAAPSPPFVIKHPATNPFL encoded by the exons atGGCGGCCGGGTCCGGAGGCAGGAAGCCCGGCGCCCCGCGAGACGCGGAGTCCGAGGTCTGGTCCCGCCGCGTCAGGGACCTCGTGGGCTCCGGGCCCGGCAATCGCCTCTGCTTCGAGTGCGGCCAGCGCGGCGTCACCTACGTGGACATCACGCTGGGCAGCTTCGTGTGCACGGGCTGCTCGGGCGCGct CCGGGGCCTGAACCCCCCGCACCGCGTCAAATCCATTTCCATGACCACCTTCACCGAGCCTGAGGTGCTGTTCCTGCAGGCCCACGGCAATGAG GCCTGCCGGAAGGTTTGGCTGGGCTCCTTTGATCCCCGCACGTCGCTGCTCCCAGACTCCAGGGACCCGCAGAAAGTGAAGGAGTTCTTGCAGGAGAAATATGAGAAGAAGCGATG GTACGTCTCGTCGGATCAAGCCAGGGGAGCCACCTCCCTGGCCAGCcagagctccaccccagaggtgaagCCCCAGCAGACCCTTCTAGGGGACTCAGGAGCGCTCCTCACAGCTGCCGGATCCAGCCGG AGCTtgggccagccccgcctgccgcacCAGCGCACCTCCCAGCCGGCCAAGAAAGCCAGCACGGACCTCCTGGCGGATATAGGCGGGGACCCTTTCGCCGCCCCCCAGCCGGCCCCCGCCTTCGCCATGTTCCCTGCCTTCCCGG CCAGTCGGACAGTCCCAGGCGGTTACAGCTTTG cagggggtgctcaggTGAGCGGCTTCGGCGCCTCCCCCTCCAGCCACCCTAGCAGTGGGATCCCGGACATGGGCGGAGCACCCAGCAG CCTCTTCGGGAGCCTGAGCCAGCCggcggccctgcccccgcccggcCCCGTGCCCGCCTACGGGG CCTACGCCAACCCCTtcgccccgcctgccgccccgcCCGCCCGGCCCAACACCAACCCCTTCCAGCCCAACGGCACTGTGCCAG GTTCCAGTTTTGATGGGTTTGCTGCAGCCCAGTTGGGGCAGCCGGTCGGGATCTCCACCAATCCCTTCATG ACGGCAGCTCCGTCCCCGCCCTTCGTCATCAAGCATCCAGCCACCAACCCCTTCTTATAG